A stretch of the Ostrea edulis chromosome 9, xbOstEdul1.1, whole genome shotgun sequence genome encodes the following:
- the LOC130049950 gene encoding uncharacterized protein LOC130049950, producing the protein MSLNQEAKEKAWLENYERVLNVEFDWDPEHLTDEPPLEGPPVPITIDMVKKAISKTKSGKAAGPSGIAVEMIRAAGDTGEQLPGTQTDRTSHESPGEDVDSLIRQLVTIDDSQFGIVPGRGTTDAIFIVRQLQEKYLTVNKRFCMGFVNLEKAFDRVPQKMIWWALRKLSVEAWIVRLVQEMYVNARSCVRR; encoded by the exons ATGTCATTGAACCAAGAAGCAAAGGAGAAAGCTTGGCTAGAAAATTATGAAAGGGTGCTTAATGTGGAATTTGACTGGGACCCTGAACACCTAACCGATGAACCACCACTGGAAGGGCCACCTGTCCCAATCACAATTGATATGGTGAAAAAGGCCATCTCCAAGACGAAGTCGGGTAAAGCAGCTGGACCATCAGGAATAGCAGTGGAGATGATCAGAGCCGCAGGTGACACAGGT GAGCAACTACCGGGGACTCAAACGGACAGAACAAGTCATGAAAGTCCTGGAGAGGATGTGGACAGCCTCATTAGGCAGTTGGTGACAATCGATGACTCCCAGTTTGGCATCGTCCCTGGCAGAGGTACAACTGACGCAATATTTATTGTTCGGCAGCTGCAAGAAAAATATCTTACAGTAAACAAACGGTTCTGTATGGGGTTCGTGAACCTTGAGAAAGCATTTGACCGTGTTCCTCAGAAGATGATCTGGTGGGCATTGCGAAAACTCAGCGTGGAAGCGTGGATTGTGCGTCTGGTGCAGGAGATGTATGTCAATGCTCGTAGCTGTGTTCGCAGGTGA